In Mixophyes fleayi isolate aMixFle1 chromosome 4, aMixFle1.hap1, whole genome shotgun sequence, the following proteins share a genomic window:
- the INSYN2B gene encoding protein INSYN2B isoform X2 yields the protein MGRKETSCLPNVPCDSMEQQTMKVRPVLLKRKSLDSSGLAKQPNQRRNKSQQVRFKEDSTNAIPPHSAELDMKCCVNTLLVNGKTEKPHSRPMCLLAYPHSQKGLQNMAIQTSPSLRKHFPIFKAKKETATKPIDIMSTESSCEQINGDLSEEVIATEISHLTLSDQFEEGLKWVRRRCPVRHTAPKAQSNGPKSECSGLEFVEMLGRMTVSTQVSDNAIESPLEEIEEPNINLQNDPTPETANDNMIEVSLECSEKCKVTIEKPSDICMDLTNACSDSKQAEITCPVKQSKEFLRLKPNVDCKSIITLTPSCNRNVSYCFHSEHQPIDKLQPLSGSASHLNDSQVSKSFINNERLPTSQIDISGLQKNPARSRSGTESSPCLPKSGMQHGTNNESKSKNPGHKAHGEFGSLQGKLHSIEESLQSNQEKIKILLNVIQDLEKARAFSEGRNSYRTGQDLNNCRTCQSTACIIYRI from the coding sequence ATGGGTCGCAAAGAAACCAGTTGTCTGCCAAACGTACCCTGCGATTCAATGGAACAACAAACAATGAAAGTGCGTCCTGTGCTACTGAAGCGAAAAAGTTTAGACTCTTCTGGTCTTGCAAAACAACCTAACCAACGTAGGAACAAATCCCAGCAAGTCCGGTTTAAGGAGGACAGCACAAATGCAATTCCAccacactctgcagaattggataTGAAGTGTTGTGTGAACACCCTGCTAGTCAACGGAAAGACTGAAAAGCCCCACAGCAGACCAATGTGTTTGCTTGCTTATCCCCATTCACAAAAAGGTCTTCAAAATATGGCTATTCAGACTTCCCCTAGTCTCAGGAAACACTTTCCAAtatttaaggcaaaaaaagaaacaGCAACTAAACCTATAGACATAATGTCTACGGAGTCTAGCTGTGAGCAGATTAATGGGGACCTCTCAGAAGAAGTCATTGCTACTGAAATTTCTCACCTCACACTAAGTGATCAGTTTGAAGAGGGATTAAAATGGGTCAGAAGACGCTGTCCTGTAAGACATACTGCACCTAAAGCACAAAGCAATGGACCTAAAAGTGAATGTTCAGGACTGGAATTTGTTGAGATGCTTGGAAGGATGACCGTCTCCACCCAAGTATCTGATAATGCTATTGAAAGTCCTCTGGAGGAAATTGAGGAGCcaaatataaatttacaaaaTGACCCCACCCCTGAGACTGCAAATGATAACATGATTGAGGTTTCTTTGGAATGTTCTGAAAAGTGCAAAGTTACCATCGAAAAACCTTCAGACATCTGCATGGATTTGACCAACGCATGTAGTGACTCAAAACAAGCAGAGATTACCTGTCCAGTAAAGCAAAGTAAGGAGTTTTTACGATTAAAGCCAAATGTTGATTGCAAAAGTATTATAACCCTAACACCATCTTGTAACAGAAATGTATCATACTGCTTTCACTCAGAACACCAACCGATTGACAAATTACAGCCACTTTCAGGATCTGCATCTCATCTTAATGACAGTCAGGTATcaaaatcatttataaataatgaAAGATTACCAACATCACAAATTGACATAAGTGGATTGCAGAAGAACCCAGCACGAAGCAGGAGTGGCACAGAGAGTAGTCCTTGTCTGCCAAAGAGTGGAATGCAACATGGTACTAATAATGAGAGCAAATCAAAAAACCCAGGACATAAGGCGCATGGTGAATTTGGTTCCCTACAAGGTAAACTACACTCCATAGAAGAATCCTTACAATCAAACCAAGAGAAGATTAAGATCCTTTTGAATGTAATACAGGACTTGGAAAAGGCCAGAGCATTCAGTGAAGG